AAtacattttgtaatatttatttgcATTAGATCTTATAAGCAAGGTTGAGAAGTGTCCTGTaggagtatagtaaaatatttaataaaaaatacatgtccatttttaatgttacttgtggaataaaaaGATAATCTATTAGTGTACCAAACActcacttatttttaatttttaaaaacaaaaaataatatttctaagaATGTCATTAGGTTAAATTTAAGGTCAAAACAAGAGCGATGATACAAGGTCTTCAAATAGTATGGGAGAACGAATATAGAAAGCTTACGTGCTTCTAGTAGAATCCATTTTAACCGATTTAACGACCAATAGCAAATTGGGCGAGTTATGCTTAATACTTAGTTTGCTCAAGCGAGGCTGAAAAGTAAGATTTCATCACGTTTCGAGATCTCAAAATAAGATTGTCGATCGTATGGCCAAAATAGCTTCAAGTGGATTGGGAACATACAACTATTTTGAGAGCCTCCAGATTCAGTATGAAATATACTGATAGTTGAGCGTAATATTGTTTCTTTACGTTGCtagtaatttaaaaatgtaatcaATTTGTACGGTAGTAATTGCATTAaatgattttaaggtttagggattatgtgtttagggattagggattatggattatggtttatggtttaagggttggggtttaaggtttaggggttataaggggttaggggttatggggtttaaggtttgtaAAGCTAGAAAGGTATTATATGGAGTTCAATAATCGCGTTCAGTGTCGAATTGGCTGTTGAAATGTTAATATTGTAAGTTAAACGCTTTAAAGTCACATTATGTGTGTGTGCCATGATCTATATCTGACAGATTGGGAAGGGAAGCTAAGTgagtcaaatttaaatattagatttaaaaaaattgataaataaataaattaatgtatcagattgatatggataggaattgaataatataaaatcatgattaacgtctcaatctttaatagaaatttgatatgttagagattaattgcttacattgaataattctaacttaataattaattacagaccatttaatcatttttcttattaaaatatcgatatttattttgagagtacttaaattttttaaaaaattcaatttataaaaaataataaatgttttataaaataacttaattaataatttttaacagatttaaaatgaaattattttttgcggcgtttttaagcaatagcggcgtttttataaaaaacgccacaaaaaataattttactttaaaataatttttggtagacaaaataaaaaaattttagcataacaaaatggcgtcgttttgtacaaaatgaaatgattttttgcggcgtaaaaacgccacaaaagatATTCAAATTCCCGCTCACCCCCAAAAAAAGATTTTTGGTTACCCGCTCCTTACTCCCTCTTCTTCTCATGTACttaattctttttcccttttaatctcaaaattccaTGAGTCCCTTTGCCCCCAACATCTCGTAATACTGTTCAAATCCCTAAAATGATTCattgatttagggttttgtttcTCTCTGAATCAGGACAAAAGGGTTTTCCGATCTATACCAAAAGACCACAGGGATTGATCTATGGAATTCCTTTTTCAGCagtgtattttctttttcctttttcagttttgttcgattttttttacttaatttctttctctctccaTTGTTTCGAAGCCAGCTTCTCTTTTTTCGAAGCCATCGGAGCTCGGTAATTGTTCTCAGCTTCAAGTGATTCAGCTTCGTTTGAATCGATTGATCGGCAATGTAACGGCGGATTTCTCTCGGTTGTCTCGTTTAAAAGAGCTTGGTTTGGGTTCTAACAAGTTAAATGGTGAAATCCCAGAAGAAATCGCCTTTTAGATGGAAATCGCCTTACAGGTAACATaccaaattcattttcaaacatGTCTAATTTGAAGTACTtgaatttttctagaaataatCTTGAAGGTGAGATTCCAAGTGGATTAGGTTCTTTATTCAATGATAGTTCTGTATTTtcaatgaatgaaaatttatgtGGTAAGCCATTGAATAATGACTGtaaaaatgtaagaaaaaagaaacagaggAAGCTGATTTTGTTGATTGCTATGGTCGTTGGTGGTATTGGGCTATTTGTCGTGTTTTGTTGCGGTTACATTTACAGTCTTCTACAGTGGTGGAAGAGGTGGATGACCGGAGAGAAGAAGCAGAGTACGGGTAGTGCTAGTTCGGGAGCAGATCAAAGTCGTGGAAGTTCAACTTCTTTTCGTTGAAGTTCAACTTCGCTGATTCAGGTACGATTTTAGCTTTactttttgttcaaattttcgttttacaattttttaatattttctaatgttAAGGTATGCTGATATATTGCAGTAAACTTTGAGAATATTAGACCTCCTGTAATGGAAGGCTTAGATACATTAATCATGGTATGTGGCTTCTTACTTTTACCTTCTTAAACTCTATGTTCCATATGCTTAGCGTCTGGAATTTCTTATCATTTTGCTTGATTTATTCATAGAAAGAAACAATCTTCAAAGTCAAGTAGCCTTGAAAGCAATGGTATGACTTTCTTGTTGTAACCTTTGATGATTGGTTTACTCCGATTTCACTATCATATGTTATTTTTACAAGTTGGGGCTTGCAGGTAGTTCTTCAAATTAAACATCACCTGCATCTCAATGGTTttcttcaaaatcatcaaagaaggtttgttttgtcattttataGTTGATCTTCCTTTGCTGCTGATGCTTTTGTTACTACCATTTTAATCAAACAACCTTCACTAAACATTTGCTTAAGACTAGTTATCTAGGCAAGTGATCCTCTCTCTCTCACTCTCACTTTCACTCAGACAATTCActatcattcatatatttttgttatcattttcAGGAGCTCACATTGGACCTGAACCAATGACCAAtagatttgttgttgttatgGTAATTCAGAAATATTGCTATTCTGCAGATCTAGCTTGGAGAGTTTCCATTACTTGGTggttttaaaatcaattatggaaattgaatctTAATTTTCTGTATACTGTCTATACTACTTTGTTTGTTGTAATtgtgaaattttgttttgatctcGTGTGTTATGCACATACTCTCTTTCCCTTTATGCAGTCGGGAACTGATGAAAGAAGTGTTCCAGGGAACACTATTGCTGTCCAAGCAGACATGCCATTCAGTGGCCTCACTACTTTCGGAACTGCATTTTTGTCGAAGTTTGAGTGTTCTCAAATGCCACATCTAGTTAGTTAATTGTTCAATTCTAGTTTGCTGCGATAGTTAATTTTTCTGCTTATATAGAATTTAATACCTTCTTTTCCTTTGAATTTCCGATCGCTtcagaattttgaaaaatattcaggTACCtcggtatttttcaatttcgcATTTTATTTCCTCCAATCTTTGAATTTAGTTCCAATTATCGTCATTTATTTGCTGAATTAACTTGTAAAATAATTGTTAGCACCTAGGGGTTTTTTTTATGTaaggttgtttttaattttagttggaGAATATATTGTGGTTTGATTGTTTGTTAGGTTTTGATAGTCATAGGGTTTTTAATTCGAATTTCTAGCTTAAGTAAGGACCTCATTTCTTCTGcctcaaattaattaaatttaatggttagtatttgtaaaatttaatgtaatgtaaaattttggcatgttattaattgtaaaatatttggtatttggGGGTTTTTCATTGTTACTGCAATTATATAATTGGTTTTGATGCAGAACATATATGTTTCAGCAAGTAAGTATTAATTTAGGGATGGGATACTTGTATTTTAAGCCTGAAAAGTCATTAATAGGTTGAATAAATACTGCttataatttttgttcaattttttcttgaattttggtGAACTCCTTTAGTAATTATTTGGGGCTTGTTATGTTACGAATTGGTATTGAGTAGATATGGATATTCTctgagaattttttttacttgcatCATAGCCTTTTTTATGATGTTTGCCTTGTGTTTACAaagattttgtattttgttttctacctagtttttttttcatcctGCCTAATTTGTCGAACTTCTGGCATTAGTGaagtttttattcaaattactTGTGTGCTACCATAGGTGCTATTGGCTGGGGTTTACAAGGAGCTACGTCAGGCATGGAGGATGCCAAAGAGCAAATTGTACAGGTGTCCAAAAATTCCACGCTACCATCTCAAGATGAGGTTGTGTTCTTATCTTGGTTCATTGTGGAATATTTGATTGGTTAAAGATCTTAGCTACGtacaagattaaaattttattctctgGAGTTCTATAGTTACTTTTGATTGATTGGACTGATTGGAATTTTAGGTGttcatttgtaaaattttcataacttgTTTGTTCTGTTGTTTCAGAAACTGAATATGACCCATGGTTTTGCTTGGCACTTTTACGTTTTAAATTATCTTAACACCTTACAGTTTTCTTCTTCCTATGGATACCATTACAGCTTGCAGTTGAATGTTTCTTTTAGGTATATCTTGTGAcaccttttctttctttgttcacCTCACTTTATAGCCTATTTTTTTCCCTCCTGCGttggatcttttttttttaaatcacatgatctcaaatttcaatttcttttaacatttattgGAAGAATAATATGGTCTCATTTGATTGTTTCTCCTACCTGGTTCTTGCTTCTACTCGTATTTCTTTTTggatgaataaatttatttgtttaatcctCATCATCCTGTACAATATCATGCTTGCAAGTTTTTGCTTTCCTCCTTATTGCAGATTTACTATCCTGGTATCCCTCTGTTGTTCTTGATGTGGATATTTCTTGTGAAGAAGTACTTACATTTTGCTGTTTATTCATGCTTACAGGATAGGAGCAAATGGTTTGGAGAACTCGTAAGCACTCCTCTGTCACTCCTAAACCagttgtttaaattattttcatagcCTACTTTGATTGCTGTTATTTGTGGGAAAATTAGTCTACATTCTTTAAGCTGATCTTAAACTGCTTCCTACATTGTTTCAGCCTTGGGAAGAAAGTTTGCGGGATGCACACGAGTTTGGAAAACTTGTTCTGTTTTAGAACTTGGATCCAGCTTACTCTTCAGCAGAAGTGGAggtaatatttattatgaatcACAATTAGGTTGTGTTTGAAGCATTTTGTATTTACACACATAAATTTCTGTGTTCTTTCACTTTTCCTCTCCCTACATGTGTGGTTTGTACCTTTTATCTTTCTTATGAATAATGCATGTTTATATTGCAGGATATAGTTTGGAATGCCTTCAATGAAACTTGCAGAGCAAAGATGGTGCAGCAGACTGcgttgtattttttattactttgcAATGTGTATAGTCATAGGCAAGTTCAACTAGTCAGTATGtttttcatatgtattatttattttagttttgattctaaatttttatttttattttaatatttacgacaacTTCAGTtataacttttggattttaattgtgttattaatttattattttaaattctaaaactaaattcattaatttttatatttttttaaatattttttttaaatattatgtttttagcgATGTTTTTGCtagaagcgtcgctaaaggtttgGGTTTATAGCGGcatttgtgataaaagcgccgctaaaggtttcggtctttagcggcatttatgGAAAAAGCATCGCTAAAGGTCttgggctttagcggcgtttgtgggaaaagtgccgctaaaggtcttgtagaagcgccgctaaaggtcttggtctttagcggcattttttccGGCGCTTctcaaagcgccgcaaaaactTTTAGTGGTGctagaaagcgccgctaaaggtctaaaaaagcgccgctaaaagcctgttttggtgtagtgccaGTTTCAGGCCACGCGTCCCCTCCCATGGGTCCAACGAAAtgaggaccaaattaaaaatagagacaAATCTGcgatccaaattaaaaaatgaagaaaagtcgtaaaaggactaaatcgaatcaAACTAAAAGTGCGGAAGGGCATAAAGTGAAAATAACCCACCTGCACAAAAACACGTGGACCCTGGGttgcgggtcgggtcgacgcgcgagTAGGAGGCCTTAAGAAcccaaacggtgccgttttaggGCTATTGGATTAGCCCTAAACGGCATCGTACCGCAGCTTATAAAGGctaaatttttttgtgaaatcagtcattttccttttacttaaaaaaaaactgagtTCTCTCTCTCCCTCTTTTCTCCCTCAGTCTCAGTCCTTAAGTTCAGGCCTCCACCGCCGCCTCCATGGCCAGTGGCCGGAGTTACGCGAAACAGGCTTCTCAGCCCTCCCTTCACGGCGTCCCAGAAGGCTAAGCCTTCTCAACCGTGGGAGCGAGAGAAAAAAGGAAGAGACTCCCTTCCCCGCTCGACTCTGGTGATGGCGAAGGTGGGTTTCGGCCGGCCTTTGAAGCAAATAGGTatatttctttccctttttcgtttcatttttgttaaaaagagtagtaaaacaaacaaaaataaaataaaataaaataaaaataaaaataaagaaaatacaaagaaCGCAAGAATAGAAAAAGAACCGGAATcaaccttttttaatttttttgatctGCTTTTTATTCATTGGtgttgtaaaaaaaagaaaagaagaaaaaaaaatgttggtATTCGGCTATTTTTTTGCTTTCTGCCTTTGCGtgttctctttttgtttttgcagGTGGAGCAGGTGGCTGAGTTAGTGGCGGTAGCATGTGGTGCGGCAGTGGCAGAGGGCAGGTGGTACGGCGCCAGAGATTAGgaggctagggtttcttttttctatttaagtATTTTGGGCCGTTTGGGccattagggtttagttttagtTAGGCTTAAATTTTGGGGTTTGGGTTAGTTTAGGTGGGTATTGGGTTGGtattggttttgggttttgggccatTGTAAGGGTTATTTGGACCCTgggcaaatttgggcttgtacaataTTCATCTCTAATggtaatctaatatttatcctAATATTGTCATCAGCaccaagaagaagaaaactgaAACTCTATCTTATTACCTAatcgaattttgaaaaaataaatctaaaagattatttaaaattctaattaggtattaatttattgttatgTTAAAATCACGCTAGAAATGTGGATTCAATTATTTAAGAGATTATTGAAAGTCACTTAAgttgttaataattaaaatgaaatgatttttcttttattaaaatgaaatttcatgatttatttGAAAGTTGAGTTTAAGTTCAATGGTTTATAATGTAAATTATCTAATATCCATTGTATTTATTGTCACTAAATGAGCATTACAagttaaaataagttaaaatctCTAGtagtaattattaatattaagttTTGGTTTTTTCTACCTTTAATTTATCGGCACATAtgggaaaaatataattttaaattcttctaatttttaaaactttttaataattaaagaaaaataaaagaatagggTCAAATTGACAAATGTTGTAAAggttaagggctaaatttattattgtatcTAGTTTTTAACAGAGTTAAAGGAAAATCAACAGAGATTGAAAATAGAAAGATCAAATTTGAGCAAATAAAAGTAGAGTAACTAAATCCACATAAACCGAGAATCCAGGGACTATCCTtacaatttaacctaaaatgtaaaaacttaaatacataaatattattttagtaatttctaAACAAAGTTAGCACTTTAATGTAAGGGTGTTCAAATTTCggttaaaaccaaattaatcgATCGAACCgatctaattcggttaatcggtcggttaattGATCTAATTCAGTCGAaggttgattaattatttttttggaagTTCGGTTATCAATTAATTCGATTTGAAATCTGGTAATTAAccgaacttaataattaataatacaaataatatttaattttaattgattaattcagataattcaatcaaatgaactttattactttttaaatatatttaatacttgttttaactaaaataaaaaataaaacatataaatttcgattaacattttttaaaaaatttccttatttttcctACAATCAGCCTATGCacgtatttttttcatttattggtAAATTAATCGTTAATAtatcctttcctttctctaatcttcctctattttcttttcattttctttcctttaattatatttatccaaatatagGGTTAatgtagaatttttattttattttaatttttaccattatcctttatattttatctttaaaattaaaattacatttaataaatagtatagttatatttcgaaattaattttaaatgatatataaatatattttaaatatcaatttaaatttaaatctctAAAACTTAACTTTTTAATacttaatatttctattttatcgAACAACCTTTAAGTATTGCACTCACActcgcaaataaataaataaataaataatggccTTGTGTAATTAAGAAAGTTGAGAATGGGTTACTCCTCACCTGGTGGAATTGGCTACAATAATggaggaaagagaaaaacacTAAGGAATACCCAATGATTGGGAGGCAACGGCATACCCTACACATACTATTTACTGTCGGTGGTAATGAATCAATTGCCTACTTTACacatattttgttttcttcactttttcttGTCCTGCACTATTTGGATTTATGAGTGATGGGTGTCGAGTCtaccaatataaacctatgCCTAATTTGCAATTAAAGCAGTATAaagagtagggtcgatccctcagagactggatttactgaaaattatttttctctcgACCAGATTCGTGTCTGGccagttgtcgtgcccaagaaatttgAGGGaggataaaaattgaaaaccttaaataaacagaaaaaatgCGTGGaaagtaaaagctgaaaataaaataataaaatcaattaaataaatctgaagaaaaattaattaaaattagctCAACTTTAGGCACGagtttttcctcgtctttgaaccgatcctcgaaattagatgaactcctctttccaataagctagttatagctaccaaggacgtctcggacaccaactcttccttgtgtaaattagttatggaacgtcctataactaacccttaccgatcgaacaactaACGAAACGTttgtgatttagaactccggcagctttgcgttctagaagagcctagctcgaaccaatgccctcaaccgcgtgggacatttaaatctggttactacttcccttgaaggaaccaaacaacaatccccacttggcacgccaatgtgttcacaaaAAACTAATTAGACAATCGACCCTTttggaattccaactgtacgtctaaccacactaactcaaacaaaatctttttttgacttagtgttgatttgactttgtgagttgacaaaGTCATACTCTTAACCcagagaaataataagtactgaaaattaagaa
This genomic window from Gossypium raimondii isolate GPD5lz chromosome 10, ASM2569854v1, whole genome shotgun sequence contains:
- the LOC128034135 gene encoding EH domain-containing protein 1-like isoform X2, whose product is MVFFKIIKEGAHIGPEPMTNRFVVVMSGTDERSVPGNTIAVQADMPFSGLTTFGTAFLSKFECSQMPHLNFEKYSGAIGWGLQGATSGMEDAKEQIVQVSKNSTLPSQDEFSSSYGYHYSLQLNVSFRIGANGLENSLGKKVCGMHTSLENLFCFRTWIQLTLQQKWRI
- the LOC128034135 gene encoding uncharacterized protein LOC128034135 isoform X1 encodes the protein MVFFKIIKEGAHIGPEPMTNRFVVVMSGTDERSVPGNTIAVQADMPFSGLTTFGTAFLSKFECSQMPHLNFEKYSGAIGWGLQGATSGMEDAKEQIVQVSKNSTLPSQDEKLNMTHGFAWHFYVLNYLNTLQFSSSYGYHYSLQLNVSFRIGANGLENSLGKKVCGMHTSLENLFCFRTWIQLTLQQKWRI
- the LOC128034135 gene encoding uncharacterized protein LOC128034135 isoform X3, with translation MVFFKIIKEGAHIGPEPMTNRFVVVMSGTDERSVPGNTIAVQADMPFSGLTTFGTAFLSKFECSQMPHLVLLAGVYKELRQAWRMPKSKLYRCPKIPRYHLKMSLQLNVSFRIGANGLENSLGKKVCGMHTSLENLFCFRTWIQLTLQQKWRI
- the LOC128034135 gene encoding uncharacterized protein LOC128034135 isoform X4 — protein: MVFFKIIKEGAHIGPEPMTNRFVVVMSGTDERSVPGNTIAVQADMPFSGLTTFGTAFLSKFECSQMPHLVLLAGVYKELRQAWRMPKSKLYRCPKIPRYHLKMRIGANGLENSLGKKVCGMHTSLENLFCFRTWIQLTLQQKWRI